One Faecalispora anaeroviscerum genomic window carries:
- a CDS encoding MFS transporter produces the protein MKFVAAALRTQKDDGRIGFSEKLAYGCGGLADVGISVSMSAYLLFYYTDVAKVSAVAVGAIFFASRLLGAFFDLLIGLLVDARQSKSGKARPWILHMSLPLAVSGVLLFSSPNLPDAGKYAYIFITYTFTNFFLSSLNIPYGALNSLMTQNPYERSSLNVFRMVMSLIGTLAVNNCTLPLVKFLGDGKSSWQLAAILYGALAVLFYLFTYRFTKERVEQAKSVKKVRIPVREDFRSLLNNKYWFMLFVVAAASYVLAPVSGGIKIYYAQYVLGSRTLIGLLATANTLPRIAAMFFIAPLVKHFGKRNAVIAGLAVSAAGILLQIFNPYSISMAVAGNLLRGMGNAPITGVSMAMLADTVEYGYWKSSVHSEGILFSMTNFGKKFGSAVGSALLPLALAFSGYVAHTGTPSASAVDAIKWLYLALPLAVIVFQIAVLSRYKLDREYPEILEDLNKREAM, from the coding sequence ATGAAATTTGTAGCTGCTGCGCTAAGAACGCAAAAAGATGACGGAAGGATAGGCTTTTCGGAAAAGCTGGCCTACGGCTGCGGCGGCCTTGCGGATGTGGGCATATCGGTTTCCATGAGTGCGTATCTGCTGTTTTACTATACTGATGTTGCGAAGGTCAGTGCCGTCGCGGTGGGAGCCATATTTTTCGCATCGCGGCTGCTTGGCGCTTTTTTTGATCTCCTGATTGGGCTGCTAGTAGACGCGAGACAATCGAAGAGCGGGAAAGCCAGACCGTGGATTCTGCATATGAGCCTGCCGCTCGCGGTTTCCGGCGTTTTGCTGTTCTCATCTCCCAATCTACCGGATGCTGGGAAATATGCTTATATCTTTATTACCTACACCTTTACAAATTTCTTTTTGTCTTCGCTGAATATTCCTTACGGTGCTCTGAATTCTCTGATGACACAAAACCCGTATGAGCGGTCGTCGCTGAACGTTTTCCGCATGGTGATGTCTCTCATTGGAACGCTTGCTGTCAACAACTGCACACTGCCGCTTGTAAAGTTTTTGGGTGACGGAAAAAGCAGCTGGCAGCTTGCCGCTATCCTTTACGGCGCGCTGGCGGTGCTTTTTTATCTGTTTACCTACCGCTTTACAAAAGAGCGGGTTGAACAGGCAAAGTCGGTGAAAAAAGTCAGGATTCCGGTCAGGGAAGATTTCAGGTCGTTACTTAACAACAAATATTGGTTTATGCTCTTCGTAGTGGCTGCGGCGTCTTACGTTCTGGCACCGGTTTCGGGCGGAATCAAAATCTATTACGCACAGTATGTTTTGGGGAGCAGAACTCTGATCGGCCTGCTGGCAACCGCAAATACTCTGCCGCGTATAGCGGCCATGTTTTTCATCGCACCACTTGTAAAGCACTTTGGCAAACGCAACGCAGTGATAGCGGGATTAGCTGTTTCTGCCGCCGGCATCCTTTTGCAGATTTTTAATCCGTACAGTATCTCAATGGCTGTGGCAGGCAACCTACTGCGGGGAATGGGCAACGCACCGATCACCGGCGTTTCCATGGCCATGCTCGCCGATACCGTTGAATACGGCTATTGGAAAAGTAGCGTGCACAGCGAGGGGATATTATTCAGCATGACGAACTTTGGCAAAAAATTCGGTTCTGCGGTCGGCAGCGCTCTGCTGCCGTTGGCGCTTGCTTTCAGCGGATACGTCGCACATACCGGAACCCCTTCCGCATCCGCAGTCGATGCGATCAAATGGCTTTATCTTGCCTTGCCGCTGGCAGTCATTGTGTTTCAGATTGCCGTTCTTTCACGCTATAAATTGGATCGGGAGTACCCAGAGATTTTAGAAGATCTGAACAAGCGTGAAGCGATGTAA
- the asrC gene encoding sulfite reductase subunit C, translating to MDVNTKAMKKNAFRVTKERGMTASRIRVPGGHMDAKYLSMIQNIAETYGNGTVHITSRQGFELPGIRFEDMPQVNEMLQPVIEGLGINQAEAGEGYPASGTRNVTACIGSRVCPYACYDTTAFAQRIEKAIYPNDLHFKIALTGCPNDCAKVRMHDFGIMGMTEPHLEPNRCVSCGACVKFCKKKSVGALKIEKYRPSRNAEKCIGCGECVLNCPTRAWTRSSQRYYRLTLFGRSGKKNPRLGEDFIKWADEDSIVKIILNTYDYVEHYIDRKAVGGKEHIGYIVDRTGFEEFKKWALRDVSLPEIAEVSSPVYWQGIKY from the coding sequence ATGGATGTCAATACAAAAGCGATGAAAAAGAACGCTTTTCGTGTTACCAAGGAGCGCGGAATGACTGCCTCGCGGATTCGCGTGCCCGGCGGACATATGGATGCGAAATATCTATCCATGATTCAGAACATCGCGGAAACTTACGGAAACGGAACTGTTCACATTACCAGCCGACAGGGTTTTGAGCTGCCCGGTATCCGTTTTGAGGACATGCCGCAGGTCAACGAAATGCTTCAACCGGTCATTGAGGGACTCGGCATCAATCAGGCGGAAGCAGGGGAAGGCTATCCAGCTTCCGGAACCCGCAACGTGACCGCCTGTATCGGCAGCAGGGTCTGTCCCTATGCCTGCTATGATACAACGGCGTTTGCGCAGCGAATTGAAAAAGCGATATACCCCAATGACCTGCATTTTAAAATTGCTTTGACGGGTTGTCCGAATGATTGTGCTAAGGTCCGGATGCACGATTTCGGCATCATGGGAATGACCGAGCCGCATTTGGAGCCTAACCGCTGTGTAAGCTGTGGTGCTTGCGTAAAATTTTGCAAAAAAAAATCTGTAGGCGCGCTCAAAATAGAAAAATACCGTCCCAGCCGCAATGCAGAAAAGTGTATTGGGTGTGGCGAATGTGTCCTGAACTGTCCAACCCGCGCCTGGACCAGAAGCAGTCAGAGATATTACCGTTTAACCCTATTTGGCCGTTCAGGGAAGAAGAATCCCCGGTTAGGCGAAGATTTTATTAAGTGGGCGGACGAGGACAGCATTGTGAAAATCATTCTGAACACGTATGACTACGTGGAGCACTACATAGACCGCAAAGCCGTAGGCGGCAAAGAACATATCGGCTATATCGTCGACCGCACCGGATTTGAAGAATTCAAAAAGTGGGCGCTCCGCGACGTTTCGCTTCCGGAAATTGCGGAAGTATCCTCGCCGGTCTACTGGCAGGGAATCAAATATTGA
- the asrB gene encoding anaerobic sulfite reductase subunit AsrB: protein MPQNEYVPFSSEIKEVIRHTQIEYTFRMAYAGKVKPGQFFEVSIPKFGEAPISVSGTGSGTIDLTIRKVGLVTDEVFERYVGERLFLRGPYGNGFDLTDFKGKEIVIIAGGTGLSPVKGLVDYFANHPDETLGMTLIAGFKSPNDILFKEDLKRWKKTIQVILTVDDAQGDDSYQVGLVTQYIPQLKFKSNSEAAAAVVGPPMMMKFAVQGLLNENFIEKNIWISQERKMCCGVGRCGHCKIGSKYVCLDGPVFNYAAGKNLVD, encoded by the coding sequence ATGCCGCAAAATGAATATGTTCCGTTTTCATCCGAAATCAAGGAAGTAATCAGGCATACGCAGATTGAGTATACTTTCCGAATGGCCTATGCAGGTAAAGTAAAGCCCGGGCAGTTTTTCGAGGTATCCATTCCAAAGTTCGGCGAAGCGCCCATTTCGGTCAGCGGCACGGGCAGTGGTACGATAGACCTGACAATACGAAAGGTCGGCCTTGTCACGGACGAAGTTTTTGAACGCTATGTTGGCGAGCGGCTCTTTTTACGCGGCCCATACGGCAATGGCTTCGATCTGACTGACTTTAAAGGGAAAGAAATCGTTATCATTGCCGGTGGGACAGGCCTTTCCCCGGTCAAGGGGTTGGTAGATTATTTTGCGAACCATCCTGATGAAACACTGGGTATGACGTTAATTGCGGGTTTCAAATCTCCAAATGATATTTTATTTAAAGAAGACCTGAAACGCTGGAAAAAAACAATTCAGGTCATACTGACCGTGGACGACGCGCAGGGAGATGATTCCTATCAGGTCGGCCTTGTCACGCAGTACATTCCTCAACTGAAATTCAAAAGCAATTCCGAGGCGGCCGCGGCTGTCGTCGGCCCGCCGATGATGATGAAGTTCGCCGTTCAAGGTCTACTGAATGAAAACTTCATAGAAAAGAATATCTGGATTTCGCAGGAACGAAAAATGTGCTGCGGTGTCGGGAGATGCGGGCACTGTAAGATCGGCAGTAAATACGTGTGTCTTGACGGGCCGGTATTCAATTATGCCGCAGGCAAAAATCTGGTCGACTGA
- the asrA gene encoding anaerobic sulfite reductase subunit AsrA — MGFYLNEEDLNAILECWKKDYKICGPVRMAGGNTFSDVDCVRYGIIKKTDDIVFNQKSDYSFKEVLFPLSKTLFSFTDEQVCETSADKKGIIIFLRSCDLHAVKRLDAIYLQNGRNEDYYYKRVRERTKFILIGCREAFDSCFCVDMGTNQTTVYDMSLEPTDGGFLVDNHCEAWNELLKKHCMDQREVIPSHVSETEICVSIPKGLSPDVGKSKIWDEYDSRCINCGRCNFVCPTCTCFTMQDISESGIVGERRRVHASCMVNGFTDIAGGGSFRKKNGERMRFKVLHKVYDFNERFGYQMCVGCGRCDDVCPEYISFSHCVNRLKDAVEEVKDYAAK; from the coding sequence ATGGGCTTTTACCTCAACGAAGAAGACCTGAATGCAATTCTGGAATGTTGGAAAAAGGATTATAAGATTTGCGGGCCGGTTCGGATGGCTGGAGGCAATACTTTTTCCGATGTGGATTGTGTCCGATATGGGATCATTAAAAAAACCGACGATATTGTCTTCAATCAGAAATCGGATTATTCCTTTAAGGAGGTACTGTTTCCCCTTTCCAAGACCCTCTTTTCATTTACTGACGAGCAAGTATGTGAAACATCCGCAGATAAAAAGGGTATAATCATTTTTCTTCGCAGCTGCGACCTGCATGCAGTTAAGCGGTTGGACGCAATTTACCTTCAAAATGGCCGCAACGAAGATTATTATTACAAGCGGGTGCGGGAGAGAACAAAATTTATTCTGATAGGCTGCAGAGAAGCATTTGACAGCTGTTTTTGTGTTGATATGGGAACTAACCAAACGACGGTATACGATATGAGCCTTGAGCCCACAGACGGCGGTTTTCTCGTCGACAACCACTGCGAAGCATGGAATGAACTGCTGAAAAAGCACTGCATGGATCAGCGGGAAGTGATTCCTTCACACGTTTCGGAGACGGAAATCTGTGTTTCTATTCCCAAGGGGCTTTCCCCTGACGTAGGCAAGTCAAAAATATGGGACGAATATGACAGCCGATGCATCAACTGCGGCCGCTGCAATTTCGTTTGTCCCACCTGTACCTGTTTTACTATGCAGGATATTTCAGAAAGCGGCATTGTCGGGGAGCGGCGACGTGTTCACGCATCCTGCATGGTGAACGGTTTCACTGACATTGCGGGCGGCGGGAGTTTTCGAAAGAAAAACGGCGAGCGGATGCGGTTTAAAGTCTTGCACAAAGTCTATGACTTCAATGAACGTTTTGGTTATCAGATGTGCGTCGGCTGCGGGCGCTGCGATGATGTCTGTCCGGAATACATCTCTTTTTCTCATTGTGTCAACCGCTTAAAGGACGCTGTCGAGGAGGTAAAAGACTATGCCGCAAAATGA
- a CDS encoding Crp/Fnr family transcriptional regulator codes for MLKEVAKIKDSRLFENIKETELSAMLNCLGAVTREFQKSEFIFIEGFELKQIGIIINGTVHMVKEDVWGEKTILTSMESGEIFGESFVCGEYDSSSVSFQAATDCKILCLSFHRVLCSCSKSCVYHHKLIENMVTLIAHKNVKLMNKMEILSKKSIRERVLTWLSQQVQLNGSEKFESPLGRIELADYLCVDRSALTRELSRMKADGLLNYDKNTFSMKKLS; via the coding sequence ATGTTGAAAGAGGTTGCAAAAATCAAGGACTCACGTTTGTTTGAGAATATTAAGGAAACCGAGCTGTCCGCCATGTTAAATTGCTTAGGAGCGGTAACCAGAGAATTTCAAAAATCAGAGTTCATTTTTATAGAAGGCTTTGAACTGAAACAAATCGGCATAATAATCAACGGAACTGTCCATATGGTTAAGGAAGACGTATGGGGTGAAAAAACGATTTTGACTTCCATGGAATCCGGAGAAATATTCGGGGAAAGCTTTGTGTGCGGGGAATATGACAGCAGTTCCGTATCATTCCAGGCTGCAACCGACTGCAAAATACTATGCCTGTCCTTTCATCGTGTACTCTGCTCATGCAGTAAGTCCTGCGTCTATCATCATAAACTTATTGAAAATATGGTCACTTTAATCGCGCATAAAAACGTGAAACTTATGAATAAAATGGAAATACTGTCAAAAAAGTCAATAAGGGAACGTGTTTTGACATGGCTTTCTCAACAGGTGCAGTTGAACGGAAGTGAAAAATTTGAGTCGCCGTTGGGACGTATTGAGCTTGCTGATTATTTGTGTGTGGACCGCAGTGCCTTAACCAGAGAACTTTCCCGTATGAAGGCTGATGGATTGCTAAATTACGATAAAAACACATTTTCCATGAAGAAGTTATCATAA
- a CDS encoding TIGR04076 family protein, with amino-acid sequence MPEHPRIILKLIDQKGKHKCHYGHSIGDEFDFDTDRGRLCPMAMHTAFPYVDILRYGGNVPASKDYGKIIFCCPDADVINVFEIDVISNDKPKSR; translated from the coding sequence ATGCCAGAACATCCAAGAATTATCTTAAAGTTAATTGATCAGAAAGGTAAGCACAAGTGCCATTACGGACACAGTATCGGTGATGAATTTGATTTTGATACAGACAGAGGGAGATTATGTCCAATGGCCATGCACACTGCGTTCCCATATGTAGATATATTGCGCTATGGCGGGAATGTACCAGCTAGCAAGGATTATGGAAAAATCATTTTCTGCTGTCCTGATGCAGACGTTATAAATGTGTTTGAAATTGATGTGATTTCAAATGACAAACCAAAAAGCAGATAG
- a CDS encoding helix-turn-helix domain-containing protein, with protein sequence MNELLDTFGQTIKGVRQAAELTQESLAKQTGVTTRYIMAIENQNKQPSMKVLFKLIRALRISADTIFYPEIQHTDKKKEHLIHMIQLCDERETKVAAATIRALLDSR encoded by the coding sequence GTGAATGAACTACTGGACACATTCGGTCAGACGATAAAAGGTGTTCGGCAGGCTGCCGAATTGACACAAGAAAGTCTTGCAAAACAGACCGGGGTAACGACACGGTACATCATGGCCATCGAAAATCAAAACAAACAGCCAAGCATGAAGGTGCTGTTTAAACTCATCCGCGCCCTGAGAATATCTGCGGATACGATCTTTTATCCTGAAATTCAACATACAGACAAGAAAAAAGAACACCTCATCCACATGATTCAGTTGTGTGATGAAAGGGAAACCAAGGTAGCCGCTGCAACCATCCGGGCGTTGCTGGATTCCAGATAA
- a CDS encoding helix-turn-helix domain-containing protein produces the protein MGYFTSIYAEDLPHRAKAVYMYLRDRADRDGRCYPAIGTIAKELKLSRSTVKRAIADLEKTGHLSKEQRWRENGGRSSLLYTLKL, from the coding sequence GTGGGTTATTTTACATCCATCTACGCGGAAGATCTGCCGCACCGGGCCAAGGCGGTCTACATGTATCTTCGTGATCGTGCCGACAGGGACGGGAGATGCTACCCGGCCATAGGCACCATTGCCAAAGAGCTAAAGCTCTCCCGCAGCACAGTCAAACGCGCCATCGCCGACCTTGAAAAGACCGGCCATCTTTCCAAGGAACAGCGGTGGCGCGAAAACGGCGGCAGGAGCAGCCTGCTTTATACACTGAAGCTGTGA
- a CDS encoding VirD4-like conjugal transfer protein, CD1115 family — MQASQIITLLVVGIGMFAVIGFISLLAHYYTLNGIKSKTVGDGQHGTARFATEKEIRQTYTHVPYEPKKWRQHIAAPDSPVAQLPQGLIVGYKKSGGSITALVDIGDIHCLMIGAAGVGKTANFLYPNIEYACVSGMSFLCTDTKGDLFRNYAGIAKDCYGYNISVLDLRNPTRSDGDNILHLVNKYMDAYKQNPENLSFKSKAEKYAKITAKTIITSSGEDSANYGQNAFFYDAAEGLLTSVILLIAEYCAPEKRHIISVFKMIQDLLAPSPVKNKSLFQLLMDKLPSDHKAKWFAGAALNTADQAMASVLSTAMSRLNAFLDSEMEQILCFDSTLDTETFCREKSAIFIVLPEEDNTKYFMVSLFLQQLYREMLTIADDHGGKLPNRVMIFADEIGTIPKIQSLEMMFSAGRSRRISMVPIIQSFAQLEKNYGREGSAIISDNCQDILFGGFAPSSESAEILSKALGNRTVMSGSISRGKNDPSQSLQMIQRPLMTPDELKTLPKGNFILAKTGYCPMRTKLPLFLKWGITFDKTYEVEERAARKVAYADRFELEQEILRQNCAYEDDYDEFPEPPDAADGGIVQTPAPEPAEHMPTLRTD, encoded by the coding sequence ATGCAAGCGTCTCAAATCATTACATTACTTGTAGTTGGGATTGGTATGTTCGCCGTGATCGGGTTTATCTCCCTTCTGGCGCACTACTATACCCTCAATGGAATCAAATCCAAAACAGTCGGCGACGGTCAGCACGGCACGGCGCGTTTCGCTACGGAAAAGGAAATTCGGCAGACGTATACCCATGTTCCCTACGAGCCGAAGAAATGGAGACAACATATCGCTGCACCTGATTCGCCTGTGGCGCAGCTTCCTCAGGGACTGATTGTCGGCTACAAAAAAAGCGGCGGCTCCATTACGGCGCTGGTGGATATCGGCGACATCCACTGCCTGATGATCGGAGCCGCCGGTGTTGGCAAGACCGCAAATTTTCTTTATCCAAACATCGAATACGCCTGCGTATCCGGAATGAGTTTCCTCTGCACCGATACCAAGGGCGACCTGTTCCGAAATTACGCAGGCATCGCAAAAGACTGCTACGGTTACAACATTTCCGTGCTGGATCTCAGAAATCCGACACGTTCGGACGGCGACAACATCCTGCATCTGGTCAACAAATATATGGATGCCTACAAACAGAATCCGGAGAATCTCTCCTTCAAGTCCAAAGCTGAAAAATACGCTAAGATTACCGCTAAGACTATTATCACCAGCAGCGGCGAGGACTCGGCAAACTACGGACAGAACGCTTTCTTTTACGATGCCGCCGAGGGCCTGCTGACCTCGGTTATTCTGTTGATTGCTGAATATTGTGCTCCAGAAAAGAGGCACATCATTTCGGTGTTTAAAATGATACAGGATCTGCTGGCCCCCTCGCCGGTGAAGAATAAAAGCCTGTTTCAACTGCTGATGGATAAACTGCCGTCCGACCACAAGGCGAAATGGTTCGCGGGGGCAGCGCTCAATACGGCAGATCAGGCGATGGCTTCTGTGCTTTCGACCGCTATGTCCCGCCTCAATGCCTTTCTGGATTCGGAGATGGAGCAGATTCTGTGTTTTGACAGCACGTTGGATACGGAAACTTTTTGCCGGGAGAAGTCGGCGATCTTTATTGTACTCCCGGAGGAAGATAACACGAAATATTTTATGGTGTCATTGTTTTTACAACAACTCTACCGAGAAATGCTGACCATCGCCGATGACCATGGCGGCAAGCTGCCGAACCGCGTTATGATTTTTGCGGATGAGATCGGCACCATCCCGAAAATCCAGTCGCTGGAGATGATGTTCTCCGCAGGCCGTTCCAGACGAATTTCAATGGTACCAATCATTCAGTCCTTCGCGCAGCTTGAAAAAAACTATGGCAGAGAGGGTTCTGCTATCATTTCTGATAACTGTCAGGATATTCTGTTCGGCGGTTTCGCGCCTAGTTCCGAAAGCGCCGAGATACTCTCCAAAGCGCTCGGCAACCGGACAGTCATGTCCGGCTCCATAAGCCGGGGAAAGAACGATCCGAGCCAGAGTCTGCAGATGATCCAACGTCCGCTGATGACGCCTGACGAGCTGAAAACACTCCCCAAGGGAAACTTTATTCTTGCTAAGACCGGCTACTGCCCCATGCGCACCAAGCTGCCGCTGTTTCTCAAATGGGGCATTACCTTTGATAAGACATATGAAGTGGAAGAACGGGCGGCCCGTAAGGTGGCTTATGCTGACCGTTTCGAGCTGGAGCAGGAAATCCTGCGGCAGAACTGTGCCTATGAGGATGACTATGACGAATTCCCCGAACCGCCTGATGCTGCAGACGGCGGAATTGTCCAAACACCTGCACCGGAACCAGCAGAGCATATGCCTACGCTGCGAACGGATTAG
- a CDS encoding DUF3991 and toprim domain-containing protein has translation MSGYVHFTEEEKQRANSVDLVDFLQRQGERLLPSGRDKRLVSDHSITIRGSQWFDHSSEEGSHAIDLVQRLYHLSFPEAVTLLLGGEQRIEYQQSDGDKEPEPKKPFELPPANSDMRHVFAYLIKQRFINRNVVTCFAKAKLLYEDKEYHNAVFVGCDADGIPRHAHKRGTYTGGKSYKGNVEGCDPRFSFHYTGTDSKIFVFEAPIDMLSFITLHLKNWKQHSYVSLCGVAEHALLQQLRENPCIQEVYLCLDHDEAGIKATERLRGISQEHGYSNVSVLKSQYKDWNEDLKAQHGMEAIPAEEPEAEEQHCNMKIMM, from the coding sequence ATGTCAGGCTATGTGCATTTTACAGAAGAAGAAAAGCAAAGGGCCAATTCCGTGGATCTGGTTGACTTTCTGCAGCGGCAGGGAGAGCGCCTCCTGCCCTCCGGCCGGGATAAACGACTGGTGTCGGATCACAGCATCACAATCCGGGGCAGCCAATGGTTCGACCATTCCTCCGAGGAAGGCAGCCATGCCATTGATCTGGTGCAGAGGCTCTATCATCTGTCCTTCCCGGAAGCGGTTACTCTGCTTCTCGGCGGCGAACAGAGAATCGAATACCAGCAGAGTGATGGGGATAAAGAACCGGAGCCGAAAAAGCCTTTCGAGCTGCCTCCGGCCAATTCCGATATGCGCCATGTGTTTGCCTATCTCATCAAACAGCGGTTTATTAACCGCAATGTGGTGACTTGTTTTGCCAAAGCGAAGCTGCTCTATGAGGACAAGGAATATCACAACGCTGTGTTTGTCGGCTGCGATGCGGATGGAATCCCGCGTCATGCCCATAAGCGGGGAACTTACACCGGAGGCAAAAGCTACAAAGGAAATGTGGAAGGCTGCGATCCCCGGTTCAGCTTTCATTACACAGGAACCGACAGTAAAATCTTTGTGTTTGAAGCGCCCATTGACATGCTGTCTTTTATTACGCTTCACCTGAAGAACTGGAAGCAGCACAGCTACGTGTCTCTCTGCGGTGTTGCGGAACACGCGCTGCTTCAGCAGCTGCGGGAGAACCCCTGCATTCAGGAAGTGTATCTTTGCTTGGATCATGATGAGGCGGGTATCAAGGCAACGGAAAGACTCAGAGGGATTTCACAGGAACACGGATATTCCAATGTGTCCGTACTGAAATCACAATATAAAGACTGGAACGAGGATCTCAAGGCACAGCACGGGATGGAAGCTATTCCTGCAGAAGAACCAGAGGCTGAAGAACAACACTGCAACATGAAAATAATGATGTAA